The following are encoded in a window of Bacillus sp. SORGH_AS_0510 genomic DNA:
- a CDS encoding ATP-binding protein produces MKQLGTLYFFCGKMGAGKSTKSKQWAIDKHAVLLSEDEWLSSLYPNQIASFEDYLKFSAQLKPLVKKHVQNILSVGTDVVMDFPGNTKKLRKWFVDLASEVNASHQLIFLNLTNEQCLRQIAQRRIEQPEREAFDTEAVFIHVTKFFEAPDTSEGLNILEISRKE; encoded by the coding sequence ATGAAACAATTGGGGACGCTATACTTTTTTTGTGGAAAAATGGGAGCTGGAAAATCAACTAAATCCAAACAATGGGCTATTGATAAACATGCGGTACTGTTATCTGAGGATGAATGGCTTTCATCTCTTTATCCCAATCAAATTGCATCATTTGAGGACTATCTAAAATTCTCAGCGCAGCTCAAACCGTTGGTGAAAAAGCATGTCCAAAACATATTAAGTGTGGGTACAGATGTAGTGATGGATTTTCCAGGTAACACTAAAAAACTGCGAAAGTGGTTTGTGGATTTGGCGTCAGAGGTCAATGCAAGCCATCAACTCATTTTCCTTAATCTAACTAACGAGCAATGCTTACGTCAAATTGCACAAAGGCGTATCGAACAACCTGAAAGAGAAGCTTTTGACACGGAAGCAGTGTTTATTCATGTTACTAAATTTTTTGAAGCACCAGACACATCTGAGGGTTTAAATATTTTAGAGATTAGCAGAAAAGAATAA